The following coding sequences are from one Cygnus atratus isolate AKBS03 ecotype Queensland, Australia chromosome 15, CAtr_DNAZoo_HiC_assembly, whole genome shotgun sequence window:
- the ALKBH5 gene encoding RNA demethylase ALKBH5, with translation MAGSGYTDLREKLKSMMPYRDNPKGPREPAEPPPYERKRRYHEDSASEPSDYEEQQQQQQQKEEEEEARKVKSGIRQLRLFSAEECAKIEARIEDVVSRAEKGLYKEHTVDRAPLRNKYFFGEGYTYGSQLQRRGPGQERLYPRGEVDAIPEWVHDLVIRKLVEHRVIPEGFVNSAVINDYQPGGCIVSHVDPIHIFERPIVSVSFFSDSALCFGCKFQFKPIRVSEPVLFLPVKRGSVTVLSGYAADEITHCIRPQDIKERRAVIILRKTRLDAPRLETKSLSSSVLSPGYTSDRLSGNNRDQILKPKRSHRKADPDAAHRPRILEMDKEENRRSVLLPKHRRRSNFSSENYWRRSYEYTEDCDEEEEDGSPARKVKMRRH, from the exons ATGGCCGGCAGCGGCTACACGGACCTGCGGGAGAAGCTCAAGTCCATGATGCCTTACCGGGACAACCCCAAGGGGCCGCGGGAgcccgccgagcccccccctTACGAGCGCAAGCGGCGTTACCACGAGGACTCGGCCTCGGAGCCCAGCGACTacgaggagcagcagcagcagcagcagcagaaggaggaggaggaggaagcccGGAAAGTGAAGAGCGGCATCCGACAGCTTCGCCTCTTCAGCGCCGAGGAGTGCGCCAAGATCGAGGCCCGCATCGAGGACGTGGTGTCCCGGGCGGAGAAAGGGCTCTACAAGGAGCACACGGTGGACCGGGCGCCGCTGCGCAACAAGTATTTTTTCGGGGAAGGTTACACCTACGGGTCGCAGCTGCAGAGGCGAGGGCCCGGCCAGGAGCGCCTGTACCCGCGGGGGGAGGTCGACGCCATCCCCGAGTGGGTGCACGACCTGGTGATCAGGAAGCTGGTGGAGCACCGGGTGATCCCCGAGGGCTTCGTGAACAGCGCCGTGATCAACGACTACCAGCCGGGGGGCTGCATCGTCTCCCACGTGGACCCCATCCACATCTTCGAGAGGCCCATCGTCTCCGTGTCCTTCTTCAGCGACTCGGCGCTCTGCTTCGGCTGCAAGTTCCAGTTCAAGCCCATCAGGGTGTCGGAGCCCGTCCTCTTCCTGCCCGTCAAGAGGGGCAGCGTCACGGTGCTCAG CGGATACGCAGCCGACGAAATCACACACTGTATTCGACCGCAGGACATCAAGGAGAGGAGAGCCGTCATCATCCTTCGGAA aacAAGACTAGACGCACCTCGATTGGAAACAAAATCGCTGAGTAGCTCTGTGTTGTCACCAGGTTACACCTCCGACCGCCTGTCGGGGAACAACAGGGACCAGATCCTGAAACCCAAGCGGTCCCATCGCAAAGCAGACCCCGATGCTGCTCACAG GCCACGGATTCTAGAAATGGATAAAGAGGAGAACAGGCGCTCGGTCCTCTTACCAAAACATAGGAGACGGAGCAACTTCAGCTCCGAGAACTATTGGCGAAGGTCTTACGAGTACACGGAGGACTgtgatgaggaggaggaggacggcaGCCCGGCCAGGAAAGTTAAAATGAGGCGACACTGA